Within the Dechloromonas denitrificans genome, the region GACGGCATTGATCACCGCCTTCTTGATGTCCTGCAGGTGGGCGTATTCCTCGCGGATGCGGTCCATGAAATAGACCGCATAGTCGATGCCGACCCCGACCCCGACGGCGATCACTGGCACGGTATTGACGCTGATCCCGATGTCGAGCGCCCCCATGTAGGCGTAGGTCATCAGCGTCGAGAAGAGCATCGGCAGCACCATCAGCCAGCCGGCATGGAAGGAGCTGTAGTAGATCATCACGATCAGGAAGGCGAGCAGCATGACCGCCGGGATGATGATCATGTGGTCGGAATGCAGCGCCTGGTTGCCGGCCGCCGTGACGCCGATGATGCCGCCGCCGAGTTCGATGTGCAGACCGGGCACTTCCGCCTCGATCTGCTTGATGCCCTCCTCGGCCAGCGCGACGATGCGGTTGATGGTCCCGGCCTGGTGGTCCTTGTAGTAGAAGACCATGTTGGCTTCGCTCTCGTCGGCATTGACGAATTCCTTCAAGGCGCCGGGAATCGGGCTGGAAGCCATGTAGGCGAACATCAGGCCGCCGATTTCGCGGGCCGTGTCGGGCAGTTGCATCCAGCGCGGATCGTCGTTGTGGGTCAGCTTGTTGACCACGCGGACGACGCCCGGCATGGCCTTGGTGCCGCCCAGCGTCGGGTCGTTCAGCATGTGCGCCTGAAAGCGTTCGATGGCGGCCATCACGTCCGGCCGCTTGATGCCGCCCGGCACGTCGGTACGCGCCACGACGTGCAGTTCCTCGGAGCCCGGGAAGCGCGTGTTGATCGCCTTGGTGGACACGTTGTAGTCGTGGTTCAGGTGGAGCAGCGGCGAGCCCGGCTCGGATTCGCCGAGTTGCACCTTGCTGACGAAATACATGCCGCCGATCGCCCCGATCAGCGTCAGGATCAGGATCGAACGCGCGCCGCCATCGGTGCCGCCGGTCAGCGCCATGGCCTTGCCGAGGAAGTTGCGGATACCCTCGTTGCCGTTGGCGTGCTTTTTCGGGGCCGGCAGGATGGTCAGAGCCAGCGGCACCATGAAGTGCACCGTGAAGATCACCGAGAAGCCCCAGAAGCCGGCAGCCAGACCGAGCTTGTGATTGAACGGCGCGGCGCCCAGCATCAGCACGGCGATCCCCAGCGCATCGACGATGATCGCCAGCGAACCCGGCCGGAACAGCGCGTCGAGCGCATTGCGGGCGGCCTTCGGGCCGTCATGGACAATCGCCAGTTCCTCGTAGTAGCGCACCACCAGCTGCACGCCGTGCGAGGTGGCGCGGGCGGCGATGAGGAAGGGAATGGGCAGCGACAACGGTTCGAGATTGATCCCCATGAAGGCCATGAAGCCCAGGCCCCAGATCGACGACAGCGCAATGCCGAGCAGCGGCAGCGCAATGCCGTAGAAGCGGCGGAAATAGAGGATGAGCAGCGCCGACAGCAACAACAGCGTCCACGCCAGGATCTCGACGATCTGGTTGAGGTAGGTATAGACCCAGCCGGTCAGCACCGGATTGCCGGTGACGTAGATCTGGTGACCCGGCTTTTCCAGGCTTGCTCGCACCTTCTGCAAGGCGGCGAAGGTCGCCGGATAGTCGATGTCGCCTTCGTTGAGCTGCGCCTTGATCAGCGCCGCCTTCATGTCCGGCGAAACGAGCAGGCCGAAAATGGTCGGGTTGGCGATCACGTCGTTTTTCAGTTGCTCGAGTTCGGCCACCGTCCGGGTCGGCTGCAGCGGATCGTAGTAGGACTCGGAAGCGAAGCCGCCCTGGTCGTCGAGGAAGACCTTGCGCGCCGTGCGGTGGGTCAGGCTGGTCACCAGGTTGTGATTGACGCCGGGCAGGTTGTCCACACCCAGCGTGGCTTCGTGGATCAGCTTCAGGGTTTCGTCGTTGAAGATGGAGCCCTTGTCGACCTCGACCGACATGACGATCATGTTGGCGCCGCCGAAATTTTCCTTCAGACGGTTGTAAACCTTGATGTAGGGATGGTTCTGCGGCAGCAGGTCGGAGAATTCGGTAAATACCCGCAGGCTGGGCAGGGCCGCGCCGAACAGGCAGGTGATCAAGAGCACCAGCGACAGAACGATCTTCGGATTGCGGAAAATCCATTCCTCGCCGCGATGCAGGGCATGGGTGATGGTGTGGCGGAATTGGCTAACCATGGCGTGGTTTTCTCCGGGCTCTTATTGTTTGGCGACGGTGCTGACGGCGCGCAGCAAACCGCCGGGGCCGCCGATGACGACGGCCGACTGGCCGGGCAGCGAAGCGCCGCCGCCAAGGAAGACCGGCAGCGGATCGGTATAGGGCAGGACGCGCCAGGTGTCGCCGTCGAGGCGGGCGATGACGCCGCCCGAGCCGACGCCGACCGGCACGCCGTCATGCAGGAACAGCCGGTAGAGCGAGGCATGCGCCGCGTTGACCTGCTTCTGCCAGCTCCGGCCGCCATCCGTCGTATGCATCATCTGGCCGGCGATGCCGCTGACCCAGCCTTCGTTGCGGCTGGCGAACAAGGCGGCGTAGGGATAGAAATCGCCGGGAATCTTGGCGCCCTTCTTCCAGCTTGCCCCGCCGTCCTCGGAAAACACCGTCAGGCCGAACTCGCCGAGCGCGATGGCGTTCCGGTCGTCGAGAAACTGCAGGCTGGTGATCTGCGTGTCTTCACCGAGATCGGTGCTTTGCCAGGTCTTGCCCCGGTCCTTGCTGCCGGCGATCACCGCGTTGGTGCCGGCGACCCACCAGCCGCCCTGCTTGTCGCAGGTCACCGACAGCGGCGTGCGCGGCGCTTCGATCGGCACCGATTGCCAGTTGGCGCCGTCGGCATCGGCCGACCACACCTTGTGGTAATGATCGACGGCAACGAAGCCCTGGTCGCCGCAAGTCGCGATATCGACCAGCGACGCATTGCCGAGCGCGCGGCGCTGCCAGCTCTTGCCCTGATCGACGGAAACCAGCGCGGCACCATCCTGGGTGCCGACCACGACGACCTTGCCGTTGCTCGCCACCGCCTGGGCGATGTCGTAGCGATGCACGGCACGCTGGCGTTCGGCGGCAATGCCGGACATGTCCGGCACTGGCGAACAAGCGGCCAGGAGTCCACCCGCAAGTGCCCCCCAGACCGGCAACAACGCAATTTTCCTGGTCATGCTCATACCCTTCCTCCGGTGTCTCGTACCTGTGGCGGTACTTTTTGTTTTCCCACTAGAATTACGATTAGGAAAACTGATTTACTTGTTTTTCTTGAAGCGAACTATGCCTTCCCGAGAGAAACCCCGTCCAATACCAATTCCCATATCAATCAATACCTTGCAGGTATGAACAACGGTTTTTCAGGCAAAAAAATGCCCCGCCGCCCTGACGGGCGGTTTTTCCTGCTTTTCGGGATGGCCGCTCAGCCCGGCCGGGCTTTACGCGACGCTAGCGCCCGAGGTCCTTGGCGGTCTTGCCGCCAATTCCCCATTGCGCCTTGGGCACGTCGTGGATCCAGACGCGAACGTTTTCCAGCGGCGCGCCGACGGCTTCGCTCAGGGCGGCGCTGACTTTCTCGATGACCGCCTTCTTCTGCTCCTCGGTGCGGCCTTCGATCAGGTAGATCTGGGCAAATGGCATGCTGTCTCCCTTCGCTATTTAAATGAACCGCACGCCGACGCTGCCCAGCGCCTGGATCCGCAGATTGACGTGATCGCCGGCCTGCACCGCGACGGCTTCGGTGACGCCGCCGGAAAGAATCATCGTGCCGGCCGGAATCTCTTCGCCGCGAGCCCCGAGATGGTTGGCCAGCATCGCGATGGCCGCCGCCGGATGGCCGAGCACGGCCGCCCCGGCGCCGATCGCCACGGCTTCGCCGTTCTTCTCCATGACGACACCCAGCGTGCGCAGGTCGACTTCGCCGACCGGCACCGCCTGGCCGCCGAGCACGAAGCGCGACGACGAGCAGTTGTCGGCAATGACGCTCTTCAGGTCGAACTTGAAGTCGCGGTAGCGCGAATCGATGATTTCGAGGCCGGGCATCACGAAATCGGTCGCTGCCAGCACGTTGCCGATGTGGCAACCAGGCCCCTTCAGGGCCTTTTTCAGCACGAAGACGATTTCCGGCTCGATCTTGGGATGGACCAGTTCGGCCACCTTGATCTCGCCGCCGTCGGCGACGCTGAAATAATCAACGAGGAAGCCGAAGCACGGGGTGTCGACGCCCATCTGCTTCATCTTGGCATGCGAGGTCAGGCCGCACTTCAGGCCGACCACGCGATTGCCGCGCGCCAGCTTGCGGCGCAGGATCTCGGCCTGGATGGCGTAGGCGTCATCCCAGTCCATCTCGGGATGAGCCTCGGTAATTTTCACCACGTCATGCGCCTGCAACTCGGCGTTTTCGAGGTGCTCGGCGAGTTGCTCAATAACTTGCTGGGTGAGTTTCATGCGATCAATCCCCGTTCTCTAGCCATGGTAATGGCGGTGTCTTCAATCATGTCCTCCTGCCCGCCGACCATGCCTCTGCGGCCCAGCTCGACGAGAATTTCGCGGGCCGGTACGCCGTACTTCACCGAGGCGCGCTTGGCGAACAGCAGGAAGGAGCCGTAGACGCCGGCGTAGCCGAGGGTCAGCGCATCGCGGTCGATGCGGATCGGGAAGTCCATGATCGGTACGACCAGGTCTTCGGCGACATCGGTGATCTTGGCGACATCGACACCGGTTTCGATGCCCATCAGGCTGCACACGGCGATGAAGACTTCCATCGGCGTATTGCCTGCCCCCGCGCCGAGGCCGGCGGCCGCCGCGTCGATGCGGTTGGCGCCGACTTCGATGGCAGCGATCGAGTTGGCGATGCCCATCGCCAGATTGTGGTGGCCGTGGAAACCGAGTTCGGTTTCCGGCTTCAATGCCGCACGCACAGCGCCGAGGCGCTCCTTGACGCCGTCCGGCAGCAGATGGCCGGCCGAGTCGGTGACGTAGATGCAGTTGGCGCCGTAGCTTTCCATCAGCTTGGCCTGCTTGACCAGGCCTTCGGCGCTGTTCATGTGGGCCATCATCAGGAAGCCGACGGTATCCATCTCCAGCTTGCGGGCCATCGTGATGTGTTGCTCGGAAACGTCGGCTTCGGTGCAGTGGGTGGCGACGCGGATGGTGTTGACACCCAGGTCGCGCGCCATCTTGAGGTGGTCGACGGTGCCGATGCCGGGCAGCAGCAGGGCCGAAACCTTGGCCTGCTTCATCCGGGGGATGACGGCGCCGAGGTATTCCTCGTCGGTGTGGGCCGGGAAGCCGTAATTGACCGAGGAGCCGCCCAGACCGTCGCCATGCGTGACTTCGATCAGCGGGACACCGGCTTCGTCGAGGCCGGTGGCGATGGCGATCATCTGGTCGAGGCTCATCAGGTGCCGCTTGGGGTGCATGCCGTCCCGCAGGGTCATGTCGTGGACGGTGATTTTCTTGCCGCGCAAACTCATTTCATATTCTCCTTAGGCTGCCGCTTTTGCGTTTTTGATTGGCTCGAGCTTGAGCGTGCCCTTGATCATTTCTTCGGCGAACATCTCGGCCGTCCGCGCGCCGGCGGCGGTCATGATGTCGAGATTGCCGGCGTAGGTCGGCAGGAAGTCGCCAAGGCCCTGTACTTCGAGGTAGACCGAAACGCGGTTGCCGTCGAAGACCGGGCCGTTGACCAGGCGGTAGCCCGGCACGTATTTCTGGACTTCCTTGATCATCGCGTGGATCGATTCGGTGATGGCGGCCTGGTCCGGGGCGGTTTCGGTCAGGCAATGCACGGTGTCGCGCATGATCAGCGGCGGTTCGGCCGGATTGATGATGATGATCGCCTTGCCCTTGGCGGCGCCGCCGACTTTCTCGACGGCCCCGGCAGTGGTCCGGGTGAATTCGTCGATGTTCTTGCGGGTGCCGGGACCGGCGCTCTTCGAGGAGACGGTGGCGACGATTTCGCCGTAGGCCACCTTCTGGACGCGGGACACCGCAGCGACCATCGGGATGGTGGCCTGGCCGCCGCAGGTGACCATATTGACGTTCATTTCCCGTTTGCCGACATGCTCGACGAGATTGACCGGCGGCACGCAGTAGGGGCCGATGGCGGCCGGCGTCAGGTCGATCATCAGCACGCCGAGCTCATTGAGCTTGCGGCTGTTCTCGGCATGGACGTAAGCCGAAGTCGCATCGAAGGCGATCTGGATGTTGTCGGCCAGGACGTGCGGCAGCAGGCCGTCGACGCCGTCGGCGGTGACTTTCAGGCCGAGCTCGGCGGCCCGTTTCAGGCCTTCCGATTCCGGGTCGATGCCGACCATCCAGGCCGGTTCGAGGAAGGGGCTGCGCTTCAGTTTGTAGAGCAGATCGGTCCCGATGTTGCCCGGGCCGATCAGCGCGCATTTGATTTTCTTGCTCATGTTGGAGTCCTTGTTGGAAAGTGTTCAACAAATGGTGGAAACGATCCCGCCCTCGACGCGCAGCGCGGCGCCGGTGGTCGCGGCAGCACGGGTGCTGCACACGTAGGCGACGAGCGCGGCGACTTCGGCCGGATCGATCATGCGTTTGAGGATGGAAGTCGGGCGGCCTTCGGCGAAGAAACGACGCTCCATTTCTTCAAGGGGGATGCCCTGCTCGGCGGCCAGCTTGGCGAAGAATTCGCCGACGCCTTCCGAGCGCGTCGGGCCGGGCAATACGGCATTGACCGTGACGCCGGTGCCGGCGCAGCTCTGCGCCAGACCGCGCGACACTGCGAGCTGGGCCGACTTGGTCATGCCGTAGTGGACCATCTCGCCCGGCGTGTTGATGCCGGATTCGCTGGAGATGAAGACGATGCGCCCCCAGTTGGCGGCCGTCATGCCCGGCAGGTAGTGGCGCGCCAGACGCACACCGCTCATCACGTTGGTGTCGAAGAAGCGCTGCCATTCGCTGTCGGGAATCTCGGCGAACGGCGCCGGATCGAAAATGCCGAGGTTGTTCACCAGGATGTCGACCTGCGGCACGGCGGCGGTCAAGATAGCGATGCCAGCCGGGTTGGACAGGTCGGCCGCAACGCCTGCGACTTCGGCACCGGCGACCAGTCCGCGCAGGCGTTCGACGGCTTCGCCAACGGCTTGCGGCTGACGGCCGTTGACGACGACGCGTGCCCCTTCGCGGGCCAGTTCGCAGGCGATGGCGAAACCGATGCCCTTGGTCGAACCGCTGACCAGGGCGCGCTTGCCGGAAATTTGCAGATCCATGGTCGGCGCCTTAGACGAACTTCACCGAGCAGCCGCCGATGCCGCCGATCGTGACGCGCAGGCTGTCGCCCTTGACCACCGGCACCATGGCGCCCATCGCACCGGACAGCACGATGTCGCCGGCCTTCAGCGCAATGCCCAGGCTGCCCAGCGTATTGGCCAGCCAGACCATGGCGTTGACCGGGTGGCCCATGGTCGCGGCGCCGGCGCCGGTGACGACGATCTCGCCGTTCTTCTCGAGCACCATGCCGCACAGCGCCAGATCGACCTGGTCGATCGGCACCAGCTTGTCGCCGAGCACGAAGACGCCGCAGGAGGCATTGTCGGCAACGGTATCCTGGATCTTGATCTTCCAGTCCTGGATACGCGAATCGACGATCTCGAAGCAGGCCATCACCCCTTCGGTCGCCGCCAGCACGTCGGCCGCCGTGACGCCCGGCCCGAGCAGATCCTTTTTCAGCAGGAAGGCGATTTCGCCTTCGGCCTTGGGCTGGATCAGCTTATCCATCGGGATCGACTCGCCTTCGTTGTACACCATGCCGTCGAGCAGGTAGCCGAAGTCCGGACGATGCACGCCGAGCATGTTCATCACCGCCTTGCTGGTCACGCCGATTTTCTTGCCGACGACTTTCTCGCCCTTTTCCAGGCGACGCGACAGCATGCGCTGCTGGATGTGATAGGCGTCCTCGACGGTGATCTCGAAACCGCGCGAGGTCAGCGGGCTGATCGTCCGGCAGTTGGCGAGGGCTGCGTAGAGCTCGTCGCCCAGTTCATTGATTTGTGATTGTTCCATCGCGCTTTTTCCTCTGTTGTGCTCTCTATTCGGCCAGGAAATTGCTGACCAGTTGATTGAAACGGCGGTTGTGCTCGATCTGCGCCCAGTGGCCGCACTGCCCGAAAACATGCAGTTGCGAACGGCTGATCCAGTGGTGCAGGGTCAGCGAGTTGGCGAGCGGGATGACTAGGTCGTCGCGACCGTGGACGATCAGCGTGTCGTGCGTGATGGCCCGGATATCCGCTTCGCTGCAGGCCATGGCATCGACCCAGCGCTGGCGCGGGGCCGGGAACATGGCCGCGAAGGATTCCTGGAAACCCGGCCGGATGCTGGCCTGGTAGCGCAGTTCGGCCAGCTCGTCGGTGACCAGGCTGCGGTCGTGGGCGAAAATGTCGAGCAGGCCGCGCATGGCGGCCAGCGACGGCTGGTAACCCCAGACCGCATCCAGTCCCGGCGTGATGGCGAACGGCACGCCGACGCTGCCCATCAGCACCAGCCGGCGCACCCGCTGCGGATGACGGATGGCCAGGGCCAGCGCGATGGCGCCGCCGAAGGAGTTGCCGACCAGATCGGTCTGCTCGATATCCAGCGCATCGAGCACACCAACGGCGTGATTCACCCAGGCATCGAGCGAGTAGCTAACGCCGGCCGGCCGTTCGGTGTAGCCAAAACCCAGCATATCGGGCGCGATCACCCGACGCGAGACAGCCAGGTCCGGCAACACCAAACGCCAGTTGGCCCATGCCGTGACGCCCGGCCCGGAGCCGTGGATCAGCATCACCGGCTGCCCCGTGCCCTGATCGTGCACGTTGGTGGCAAGGCCGGCGGCGACGATGTTGCGGCCGATTTCCGGGCTGGTCGTGGTCATGGGTAAATTGCCCTCAGAGCTTGATGCAAATGTTCTTGAGTTCGGTGTAGAACTCAAGCGAATGGACGCCGCCTTCGCGCCCGATACCGGACTGCTTGGCGCCGCCAAACGGCGTGCGCAGGTCGCGCAGGAACCAGCTGTTGACCCAGACCAGGCCGACTTCCATCTTCGCCGCGACGCGGTGGGCGCGGGTGACGTCCTGGGTGTAGACCGAGGCGGCCAGGCCGTAGCTCGTGTTGTTGGCGCGCTTGACGACTTCTTCCTCGCTGTCGAAGGGCATCACTGTCGTGCAGGGCCCGAAGATTTCCTCGCGCACCACCGCGGCATCGTCACCCAGGCCGGTCCAGATGGTCGGCTGCACCCAGGCGCCGTTGGCCAGTTCGCCCGGCATGTCGGGCACGCCGCCGCCGGTGACGACCGTGGCGCCCTCCTCGACTGCCTTTTTGTAATAGGAGAGCACCTTGTCGCGGTGTTCCTGGCTGACCAGCGGCCCCATGTTGCTGGCCGGATCGGAGGGCACGCCGAGCTTCAGCTTTTCGGCGCCGGCCTTCAGCGCGGCGACGAACTTGTCGAACAGCGGCCGCTCGACATAGACGCGCTCGGTGCCGAGGCAGACCTGGCCGCAGTTGGAGAAGCAGGAACGCAGCGTGGCTTCGATGGCGACGTCGAGATCGGCATCGGCGAAGACGATGGCCGGGTTCTTGCCGCCCATTTCCAGCGATACCGGGCGGGCGCCGTCGGCGGCGGCCTTCATGATCGCCGCACCGGTGCGCGTTTCGCCGGTGAAGGTGATGGCATTGACGCCTTGGTTGGTGGTCAGGAATTCGCCTGCCGAGTTCGGGCCAAAGCCATGCACGACGTTATAGACGCCCTTCGGCACGCCGCAGGCATTCATCACTTCGCCGAGCAGCGTCGCGGTGGACGGCGTTTCTTCCGACGGCTTGACGACCACGGCATTACCGCAGGCCAGCGCCGGGCCGACCTTCCAGGTCATCAGCAGCAGCGGCAGGTTCCACGGGCAGACGACGCCGACCACGCCGACCGGGCGGCGCATGGCGTAGTTGATGGCGCCCTTGCCGTCCGGCGTCGCCAGTTCGAAGAACTCGGTCGGCGCGTTCTTGATGACGTCGGCGAAAATCTTGAAATTGGCCGCGCCGCGCGGAATGTCGATGTGGCTGGCAAGGCTCTTCGGCTTGCCGGTGTCGGCACACTCGGCTTCAAGGAACTCGTCGAAGCGACGGGTGATCTCGTCGGCCACCTTGTTCAGGATGTCGGTCCGTTCGACCACCGTCATCTTGCCCCACGGCCCTTCCAGGGCAGCGCGGGCGGCGGCGACGGCGGCATCGACTTCGCGTTTGCCGGCTTCGTGCACCAGGCCGATCACCGAATTGTCGAGCGGCGTGCGCTTCTCGAACTGCTTGCCGGTGGCAACGAATTCGCCGTTGATGAAGTTGAGGATTTGCTTCATTGCTGATTTTCCTTTTTTGGTTTGCTGTTCTTACGCCAGGCCGATGGCCCGCAAGCCGGCCCTTGCACATTCCTCGTCCTCGGCCTCGGAAGCACCGGAGACGCCGATGCCGCCGAGCCAGTCGCCCTCGCCCACCGGCAGGCCGCCACCGAAGACGACCAGTCGCGGCCGTGCCGAGAAGCCGAATTTCATCCCGTCGTCGTGGCCGATGGCGCCCATCCAGGCCTTGGTCGGGAAGCCGAAGCTGGCCGAGGTGTAGGCCTTGTCGATGGCGATCTCGATCGAGTGGATGAAAGCACCCGGCATGCGCAGGAAGGCCATCAGGTTGCCGCCACGATCGACCACGGCGACATTGATCTTCCAGCAGTTCTGCTCGGCGTGGGCGACCGCCGCCGCGCAGGCGGCAGCCGCGGCCTGCGCGGTGATGCCGGGTTGCGTGGCGGCGACCTGCATCAGGTCACCACGCTCAGGAAGCTGTCGTTCAGCGTGCGGTCGTGATAGAAAATCCCGCGCCCGACATCGCCCATCGTCCACTTGATCGGCTTGCCGTCCGGGTAGGACTGGTAGCCGCCGCAGAAGGTCTCGAAACGGTTGCCGGACGGATCGAAGGCGTAAATTGTCGTGCCGCGGGTGACGCCGTGCCGGGTCGGGCCGATATCAATGGAGACGCGATTGATCGACATCAGGTCGGCGGCGCGCAGCACCTTTTCCCAGCTATCGAGCAGGAAGGAAATGTGGTGCAGCTTGCCCGGCTCGGGATGGCGGACGAAGGCGATGTCGTGCGCCTTGATCGAGGTCGATAGCCAGATGGCCAGGTCGCCGCTGCCGTCCTCCAGTTCGATGTGCTCGACCAGATAGAAACCGAGCACGTCCTGCAGGATGGCCTGGGCCTTTTCGATGTCCGGCCCGTAGCACAGCAGGTGATCGAGGCGGACCGGGGCGATGCCGTGCTCGGCCGCCGGAATCCAGGCTTCCGGATTGATGTAGGGCTGGCCGTTGCCGATGTCGGTCTTCTCGGCATACAGCTCGAAGGTATGGCCGGTGGGCAGCAGGAAGCGGACGCGTTCGCCGGTTTCCAGCATCTCGCGAGCCGGGATGCGCTCGGTCTTGACGCCGTAATCCTTGAGGTCGGCTTCCAGCTTGTTCAACGTCGCCACGCTATCGACCTTGAAGCCGACGAAATCGAGGCCGGCGGTATCGGCCTGGCGGATCAGCACGCTGTTGTGGTCGCGCTCGTCCCAGGCCTTGAAATAGACGCGGCCCTGCGCGTCGCGCCCGGTCTCGACGAGGCCGAGCACGTTGGCGTAAAAGTTGATGCTTTCTTCGAGATCCAGAACACGTATTTGCACGTGCCCCGGACGTAGTACTCCAGTCATTGCCATTTTTTCGTCTCCTTTATTTTTGGCCGGGTCTGTTTGATCAGATCCGGAATCTGTGCAACCGATTAAACATAACGATATTTACAATCAATCTCGATGTCAACGTAAATTCTCGAGATTTTAATAAATCGTGAAAATTTTTCGTCTCGGGTAGAATTACCTCCTCTGGTCAAACCACTTCACAAAACCCGATCGTCATGCAGAAGAACACCGTTACCGCCAACGGCCAGGCCGCCGAACCCAAGACCCTGGTCGAATCCGCCTACCAGGCCCTGCGCCGGGACATCATCGAGTGCCGCCTGCGACCGGGTACCAAGCTGCGCGTCGAGCACCTGAAGAACGACTACGGCGTCGGCGCCGGCACGCTGCGCGAAGCGCTCTCCCTGCTCATCTCCGACGCGCTGGTGGTCAGCCAGGGCCAGCGCGGCTTTCGCGTCGCCCCGGTATCGCTCGACGATTTCGCCGACATCACCCGGACCCGCGTCATGCTCGAGTGCGAAGCGCTGCGCCAATCGATCGCGGCCGGCGACGACGCCTGGGAGGGCGAACTGATGGTCGCCTTCCATCGCCTGTCGAAGGCCGAGGAACGACTCGGCGAGGCGGCCGGCGAGGCGGAGTGGGAAGAACGCAACCGGGTCTTCCACGAAGTCCTGATCGCCGCCTGCCCGTCGCGCTGGATCAAGCATTTCCTCTCCATCCTCTACCAGCAGGCCGGCCGTTATCGTCATCTGTCGCTGGCCTTCAACCCGATCCCGCGCAACGTCCACGCCGAACACGAAGCGCTGTTCGAAGCGGTGATGGCGCGCGAAGCCGAGCGGGCTGCCGCGATCATGGCCGAGCACATCGAACTGACCTACCGCTCGATCCAGGCGCTGCCCGAGGAACTTCTGCACGGGACGCCCGCCACCGCTCCGCGCGCCGCCTGATCAGGCCAGCGCCGCAGCCGCCGGCTGCGGCGTCCGGCAGACGTTCTTGCTCATCTTGCCGAGGACGCGCAGGCGGATATCACTGGCCGGCATCACCCGACAGGCGAGCAACCGCCCGGCTGCCTCATCCTCGTGGCTGACGTACTCCCGGCTCATGACCCGCGTCTGGAAACTGCCGGCGGTGATTTCGATCTTGCAGACGCCGCAACCACCGCCCCGACAACCAACCGGAATGCCCTTCTTGCCGAGCCGTTCCATGCCGACGAGCAGCGACTCCTGCGGCGAGCAACGAAAACTCTCGCCGGTTTCCTCGATGACTACGTTGAAATAGATCATTTTTAGAACCCAGTTATTAGTTGCTAGTCATTAGTCGCTAGCTGGTTGTCGGTGCCTCGTTTTTGCTGCCGACTAACTACTAGCGACTCCCGACTAGATATTCCGAAACAGCGGGCTTTTCAGCTGCTGCGAGGCATCGGCCGCGGAGAAGAATTTCTCCATGTAGATGTCGCGCTCGAACAGCCGGCCCTGCATCAGGGTCGAGATGCAGGCTTCGATCATTGCCGGCGGACCGCACAGGTAGGCCTTGTGGCCGCGGAAGTCGTTGCCGAAATGGGCCTTCGCCGCCTCATGCACGAAACCGCGCGCCCCGTCCCAGCCCGAGCCTTCCGCTTCGTGCGAGAG harbors:
- the dmpE gene encoding 2-oxopent-4-enoate hydratase, with the protein product MEQSQINELGDELYAALANCRTISPLTSRGFEITVEDAYHIQQRMLSRRLEKGEKVVGKKIGVTSKAVMNMLGVHRPDFGYLLDGMVYNEGESIPMDKLIQPKAEGEIAFLLKKDLLGPGVTAADVLAATEGVMACFEIVDSRIQDWKIKIQDTVADNASCGVFVLGDKLVPIDQVDLALCGMVLEKNGEIVVTGAGAATMGHPVNAMVWLANTLGSLGIALKAGDIVLSGAMGAMVPVVKGDSLRVTIGGIGGCSVKFV
- a CDS encoding alpha/beta fold hydrolase; translation: MTTTSPEIGRNIVAAGLATNVHDQGTGQPVMLIHGSGPGVTAWANWRLVLPDLAVSRRVIAPDMLGFGYTERPAGVSYSLDAWVNHAVGVLDALDIEQTDLVGNSFGGAIALALAIRHPQRVRRLVLMGSVGVPFAITPGLDAVWGYQPSLAAMRGLLDIFAHDRSLVTDELAELRYQASIRPGFQESFAAMFPAPRQRWVDAMACSEADIRAITHDTLIVHGRDDLVIPLANSLTLHHWISRSQLHVFGQCGHWAQIEHNRRFNQLVSNFLAE
- a CDS encoding 2-hydroxymuconic semialdehyde dehydrogenase, whose protein sequence is MKQILNFINGEFVATGKQFEKRTPLDNSVIGLVHEAGKREVDAAVAAARAALEGPWGKMTVVERTDILNKVADEITRRFDEFLEAECADTGKPKSLASHIDIPRGAANFKIFADVIKNAPTEFFELATPDGKGAINYAMRRPVGVVGVVCPWNLPLLLMTWKVGPALACGNAVVVKPSEETPSTATLLGEVMNACGVPKGVYNVVHGFGPNSAGEFLTTNQGVNAITFTGETRTGAAIMKAAADGARPVSLEMGGKNPAIVFADADLDVAIEATLRSCFSNCGQVCLGTERVYVERPLFDKFVAALKAGAEKLKLGVPSDPASNMGPLVSQEHRDKVLSYYKKAVEEGATVVTGGGVPDMPGELANGAWVQPTIWTGLGDDAAVVREEIFGPCTTVMPFDSEEEVVKRANNTSYGLAASVYTQDVTRAHRVAAKMEVGLVWVNSWFLRDLRTPFGGAKQSGIGREGGVHSLEFYTELKNICIKL
- a CDS encoding GlcG/HbpS family heme-binding protein, whose protein sequence is MQVAATQPGITAQAAAAACAAAVAHAEQNCWKINVAVVDRGGNLMAFLRMPGAFIHSIEIAIDKAYTSASFGFPTKAWMGAIGHDDGMKFGFSARPRLVVFGGGLPVGEGDWLGGIGVSGASEAEDEECARAGLRAIGLA
- a CDS encoding catechol 2,3-dioxygenase, with protein sequence MAMTGVLRPGHVQIRVLDLEESINFYANVLGLVETGRDAQGRVYFKAWDERDHNSVLIRQADTAGLDFVGFKVDSVATLNKLEADLKDYGVKTERIPAREMLETGERVRFLLPTGHTFELYAEKTDIGNGQPYINPEAWIPAAEHGIAPVRLDHLLCYGPDIEKAQAILQDVLGFYLVEHIELEDGSGDLAIWLSTSIKAHDIAFVRHPEPGKLHHISFLLDSWEKVLRAADLMSINRVSIDIGPTRHGVTRGTTIYAFDPSGNRFETFCGGYQSYPDGKPIKWTMGDVGRGIFYHDRTLNDSFLSVVT
- a CDS encoding GntR family transcriptional regulator; translation: MQKNTVTANGQAAEPKTLVESAYQALRRDIIECRLRPGTKLRVEHLKNDYGVGAGTLREALSLLISDALVVSQGQRGFRVAPVSLDDFADITRTRVMLECEALRQSIAAGDDAWEGELMVAFHRLSKAEERLGEAAGEAEWEERNRVFHEVLIAACPSRWIKHFLSILYQQAGRYRHLSLAFNPIPRNVHAEHEALFEAVMAREAERAAAIMAEHIELTYRSIQALPEELLHGTPATAPRAA
- a CDS encoding 2Fe-2S iron-sulfur cluster-binding protein codes for the protein MIYFNVVIEETGESFRCSPQESLLVGMERLGKKGIPVGCRGGGCGVCKIEITAGSFQTRVMSREYVSHEDEAAGRLLACRVMPASDIRLRVLGKMSKNVCRTPQPAAAALA